A part of Lutra lutra chromosome 2, mLutLut1.2, whole genome shotgun sequence genomic DNA contains:
- the MFSD10 gene encoding major facilitator superfamily domain-containing protein 10 isoform X13, with protein MGWGAGGSCTPRPPIRPQTAQEKRVITVVFLGLLLDLLAFTLLLPLLPGLLESHGRAHDPLYGSWQRGVDWFAAAIRMPAEKRYNSVLFGGLIGSVFSFLQFLLAPLTGAISDCLGRRLVMLLSLPRHETLPPEKRPPGRPLQSCPHPRHPPSPLGSKLLQICSAPWPCSVSQPWPKARTHQLETDLKASAAWAWCTSSTSSCSRAWSTRSASLPTSASSSAGALSQLQGPGAHRSPAPSLQQGKMFFFIGLTMAAVQGAYARRISPGGEIAAVKRAILLLVPAFLLIGWGLTLPVLGLGLLLYSFAAAVVVPCLSSVVANYGSPGQKGTIMGTLRSLGALARAVGPMVAASAYWLAGAQVCFTVCSSLFLLPFLLLWNLRPPAHALKAE; from the exons ATGGGCTGGGGAGCCGGAGGGAGCTGCACCCCGCGCCCACCCATCCGCCCGCAGACGGCGCAGGAGAAGCGCGTGATCACTGTGGTGTTCCTCGGCCTCCTGCTGGACCTTCTGGCCTTCACTCTGTTGCTGCCCCTGCTGCCAGGGCTGCTGGAGAGCCACGGCCGCGCCCAC GACCCCCTCTATGGCTCGTGGCAGCGGGGAGTGGACTGGTTTGCCGCTGCGATCAGGATGCCCGCAGAGAAGCGGTACAACAGCGTCCTCTTTGGAG GTCTCATTGGCTCAGTCTTCTCCTTCCTGCAGTTCCTCTTAGCTCCACTCACGGGGGCGATCTCGGACTGTCTGGGGAGGCGCCTGGTGATGCTGCTGTCCCTG CCGAGGCATG AGACCCTGCCCCCAGAGAAGCGG ccgcCTGGCAGGCCCCTCcagtcctgcccccaccccaggcaccctccaTCACCCCTGGGTTCCAAGCTGCTGCAGATCTGCTCAGCCCCCTGGCCCTGCTCCGTTTCTCAGCCGTGGCCCAAGGCCAGGACCCACCAGCTGGAGACA GACTTAAAAGCCTCCGCCGCCTGGGCCTGGTGTACTTCCTCTACCTCTTCCTGTTCTCGGGCCTGGAGTACACGCTCAGCTTCCTTGCCCACCAGCGCTTCCAGTTCAGCAG GGGCGCTCAGCCAGCTGCAGGGCCCGGGTGCTCACCgttcccccgcccccagcctgcaGCAGGGAAAGATGTTTTTCTTCATCGGCCTCACCATGGCCGCCGTGCAGGGTGCCTACGCACGGAGGATCAGCCCTGGTGGGGAGATTGCAGCTGTGAAGCGG GCCATCTTGCTGCTCGTGCCGGCCTTCCTCCTCATCGGCTGGGGGCTCACGCTGCCTGTGCTGGGTTTGGGGCTGCTGCTGTACTCCTTTG CTGCCGCGGTCGTGGtgccctgcctctcctctgtgGTTGCCAACTATG GCTCACCCGGGCAGAAAGGTACAATCATGGGTACCCTAAGGAGCCTGGGCGCCCTGGCCAGGGCAGTGGGACCTATGGTGGCTGCCTCAG CGTACTGGCTGGCAGGGGCCCAGGTCTGCTTCACCGTGTGTTCCAGcctcttcctgctccccttcctgctcctgtGGAATCTGAGGCCTCCAGCCCACGCTCTCAAGGCTGAGTAG
- the MFSD10 gene encoding major facilitator superfamily domain-containing protein 10 isoform X11, with the protein MGWGAGGSCTPRPPIRPQTAQEKRVITVVFLGLLLDLLAFTLLLPLLPGLLESHGRAHDPLYGSWQRGVDWFAAAIRMPAEKRYNSVLFGGLIGSVFSFLQFLLAPLTGAISDCLGRRLVMLLSLVGLATSYAVWAASRSFAAFLASRVIGGISKGNVSLSTAIIADLGSPSARSRGMAPSITPGFQAAADLLSPLALLRFSAVAQGQDPPAGDRLKSLRRLGLVYFLYLFLFSGLEYTLSFLAHQRFQFSSEAGALSQLQGPGAHRSPAPSLQQGKMFFFIGLTMAAVQGAYARRISPGGEIAAVKRAILLLVPAFLLIGWGLTLPVLGLGLLLYSFAAAVVVPCLSSVVANYGSPGQKGTIMGTLRSLGALARAVGPMVAASAYWLAGAQVCFTVCSSLFLLPFLLLWNLRPPAHALKAE; encoded by the exons ATGGGCTGGGGAGCCGGAGGGAGCTGCACCCCGCGCCCACCCATCCGCCCGCAGACGGCGCAGGAGAAGCGCGTGATCACTGTGGTGTTCCTCGGCCTCCTGCTGGACCTTCTGGCCTTCACTCTGTTGCTGCCCCTGCTGCCAGGGCTGCTGGAGAGCCACGGCCGCGCCCAC GACCCCCTCTATGGCTCGTGGCAGCGGGGAGTGGACTGGTTTGCCGCTGCGATCAGGATGCCCGCAGAGAAGCGGTACAACAGCGTCCTCTTTGGAG GTCTCATTGGCTCAGTCTTCTCCTTCCTGCAGTTCCTCTTAGCTCCACTCACGGGGGCGATCTCGGACTGTCTGGGGAGGCGCCTGGTGATGCTGCTGTCCCTG GTAGGTCTGGCCACGTCATATGCAGTGTGGGCTGCCTCGAGGAGTTTCGCGGCCTTCCTGGCCTCCAGGGTGATTGGGGGCATCAGCAAGGGGAACGTCAGCCTCTCCACGGCCATCATAGCTGATCTGGGCTCACCTTCCGCCCGCAGCCGAGGCATG gcaccctccaTCACCCCTGGGTTCCAAGCTGCTGCAGATCTGCTCAGCCCCCTGGCCCTGCTCCGTTTCTCAGCCGTGGCCCAAGGCCAGGACCCACCAGCTGGAGACA GACTTAAAAGCCTCCGCCGCCTGGGCCTGGTGTACTTCCTCTACCTCTTCCTGTTCTCGGGCCTGGAGTACACGCTCAGCTTCCTTGCCCACCAGCGCTTCCAGTTCAGCAG CGAAGCAGGGGCGCTCAGCCAGCTGCAGGGCCCGGGTGCTCACCgttcccccgcccccagcctgcaGCAGGGAAAGATGTTTTTCTTCATCGGCCTCACCATGGCCGCCGTGCAGGGTGCCTACGCACGGAGGATCAGCCCTGGTGGGGAGATTGCAGCTGTGAAGCGG GCCATCTTGCTGCTCGTGCCGGCCTTCCTCCTCATCGGCTGGGGGCTCACGCTGCCTGTGCTGGGTTTGGGGCTGCTGCTGTACTCCTTTG CTGCCGCGGTCGTGGtgccctgcctctcctctgtgGTTGCCAACTATG GCTCACCCGGGCAGAAAGGTACAATCATGGGTACCCTAAGGAGCCTGGGCGCCCTGGCCAGGGCAGTGGGACCTATGGTGGCTGCCTCAG CGTACTGGCTGGCAGGGGCCCAGGTCTGCTTCACCGTGTGTTCCAGcctcttcctgctccccttcctgctcctgtGGAATCTGAGGCCTCCAGCCCACGCTCTCAAGGCTGAGTAG
- the MFSD10 gene encoding major facilitator superfamily domain-containing protein 10 isoform X2, which produces MGWGAGGSCTPRPPIRPQTAQEKRVITVVFLGLLLDLLAFTLLLPLLPGLLESHGRAHDPLYGSWQRGVDWFAAAIRMPAEKRYNSVLFGGLIGSVFSFLQFLLAPLTGAISDCLGRRLVMLLSLVGLATSYAVWAASRSFAAFLASRVIGGISKGNVSLSTAIIADLGSPSARSRGMAVIGVAFSLGFTLGPMLGASLPTETVPWLALLFAASNLLFIFCFLPETLPPEKRAPSITPGFQAAADLLSPLALLRFSAVAQGQDPPAGDRLKSLRRLGLVYFLYLFLFSGLEYTLSFLAHQRFQFSSEAGALSQLQGPGAHRSPAPSLQQGKMFFFIGLTMAAVQGAYARRISPGGEIAAVKRAILLLVPAFLLIGWGLTLPVLGLGLLLYSFAAAVVVPCLSSVVANYGSPGQKGTIMGTLRSLGALARAVGPMVAASAYWLAGAQVCFTVCSSLFLLPFLLLWNLRPPAHALKAE; this is translated from the exons ATGGGCTGGGGAGCCGGAGGGAGCTGCACCCCGCGCCCACCCATCCGCCCGCAGACGGCGCAGGAGAAGCGCGTGATCACTGTGGTGTTCCTCGGCCTCCTGCTGGACCTTCTGGCCTTCACTCTGTTGCTGCCCCTGCTGCCAGGGCTGCTGGAGAGCCACGGCCGCGCCCAC GACCCCCTCTATGGCTCGTGGCAGCGGGGAGTGGACTGGTTTGCCGCTGCGATCAGGATGCCCGCAGAGAAGCGGTACAACAGCGTCCTCTTTGGAG GTCTCATTGGCTCAGTCTTCTCCTTCCTGCAGTTCCTCTTAGCTCCACTCACGGGGGCGATCTCGGACTGTCTGGGGAGGCGCCTGGTGATGCTGCTGTCCCTG GTAGGTCTGGCCACGTCATATGCAGTGTGGGCTGCCTCGAGGAGTTTCGCGGCCTTCCTGGCCTCCAGGGTGATTGGGGGCATCAGCAAGGGGAACGTCAGCCTCTCCACGGCCATCATAGCTGATCTGGGCTCACCTTCCGCCCGCAGCCGAGGCATG GCAGTCATCGGGGTGGCCTTCTCGCTGGGCTTCACcctgggccccatgctgggtgcctCCCTGCCCACGGAGACAGTACCCTGGCTGGCCCTGCTCTTCGCTGCCTCCAACCTgctgttcattttctgttttctgccagAGACCCTGCCCCCAGAGAAGCGG gcaccctccaTCACCCCTGGGTTCCAAGCTGCTGCAGATCTGCTCAGCCCCCTGGCCCTGCTCCGTTTCTCAGCCGTGGCCCAAGGCCAGGACCCACCAGCTGGAGACA GACTTAAAAGCCTCCGCCGCCTGGGCCTGGTGTACTTCCTCTACCTCTTCCTGTTCTCGGGCCTGGAGTACACGCTCAGCTTCCTTGCCCACCAGCGCTTCCAGTTCAGCAG CGAAGCAGGGGCGCTCAGCCAGCTGCAGGGCCCGGGTGCTCACCgttcccccgcccccagcctgcaGCAGGGAAAGATGTTTTTCTTCATCGGCCTCACCATGGCCGCCGTGCAGGGTGCCTACGCACGGAGGATCAGCCCTGGTGGGGAGATTGCAGCTGTGAAGCGG GCCATCTTGCTGCTCGTGCCGGCCTTCCTCCTCATCGGCTGGGGGCTCACGCTGCCTGTGCTGGGTTTGGGGCTGCTGCTGTACTCCTTTG CTGCCGCGGTCGTGGtgccctgcctctcctctgtgGTTGCCAACTATG GCTCACCCGGGCAGAAAGGTACAATCATGGGTACCCTAAGGAGCCTGGGCGCCCTGGCCAGGGCAGTGGGACCTATGGTGGCTGCCTCAG CGTACTGGCTGGCAGGGGCCCAGGTCTGCTTCACCGTGTGTTCCAGcctcttcctgctccccttcctgctcctgtGGAATCTGAGGCCTCCAGCCCACGCTCTCAAGGCTGAGTAG
- the MFSD10 gene encoding major facilitator superfamily domain-containing protein 10 isoform X12: MGWGAGGSCTPRPPIRPQTAQEKRVITVVFLGLLLDLLAFTLLLPLLPGLLESHGRAHDPLYGSWQRGVDWFAAAIRMPAEKRYNSVLFGVPLSSTHGGDLGLSGEAPGDAAVPAEAWQSSGWPSRWASPWAPCWVPPCPRRQYPGWPCSSLPPTCCSFSVFCQRPCPQRSGHPPSPLGSKLLQICSAPWPCSVSQPWPKARTHQLETDLKASAAWAWCTSSTSSCSRAWSTRSASLPTSASSSAGALSQLQGPGAHRSPAPSLQQGKMFFFIGLTMAAVQGAYARRISPGGEIAAVKRAILLLVPAFLLIGWGLTLPVLGLGLLLYSFAAAVVVPCLSSVVANYGSPGQKGTIMGTLRSLGALARAVGPMVAASAYWLAGAQVCFTVCSSLFLLPFLLLWNLRPPAHALKAE; the protein is encoded by the exons ATGGGCTGGGGAGCCGGAGGGAGCTGCACCCCGCGCCCACCCATCCGCCCGCAGACGGCGCAGGAGAAGCGCGTGATCACTGTGGTGTTCCTCGGCCTCCTGCTGGACCTTCTGGCCTTCACTCTGTTGCTGCCCCTGCTGCCAGGGCTGCTGGAGAGCCACGGCCGCGCCCAC GACCCCCTCTATGGCTCGTGGCAGCGGGGAGTGGACTGGTTTGCCGCTGCGATCAGGATGCCCGCAGAGAAGCGGTACAACAGCGTCCTCTTTGGAG TTCCTCTTAGCTCCACTCACGGGGGCGATCTCGGACTGTCTGGGGAGGCGCCTGGTGATGCTGCTGTCCCTG CCGAGGCATG GCAGTCATCGGGGTGGCCTTCTCGCTGGGCTTCACcctgggccccatgctgggtgcctCCCTGCCCACGGAGACAGTACCCTGGCTGGCCCTGCTCTTCGCTGCCTCCAACCTgctgttcattttctgttttctgccagAGACCCTGCCCCCAGAGAAGCGG gcaccctccaTCACCCCTGGGTTCCAAGCTGCTGCAGATCTGCTCAGCCCCCTGGCCCTGCTCCGTTTCTCAGCCGTGGCCCAAGGCCAGGACCCACCAGCTGGAGACA GACTTAAAAGCCTCCGCCGCCTGGGCCTGGTGTACTTCCTCTACCTCTTCCTGTTCTCGGGCCTGGAGTACACGCTCAGCTTCCTTGCCCACCAGCGCTTCCAGTTCAGCAG GGGCGCTCAGCCAGCTGCAGGGCCCGGGTGCTCACCgttcccccgcccccagcctgcaGCAGGGAAAGATGTTTTTCTTCATCGGCCTCACCATGGCCGCCGTGCAGGGTGCCTACGCACGGAGGATCAGCCCTGGTGGGGAGATTGCAGCTGTGAAGCGG GCCATCTTGCTGCTCGTGCCGGCCTTCCTCCTCATCGGCTGGGGGCTCACGCTGCCTGTGCTGGGTTTGGGGCTGCTGCTGTACTCCTTTG CTGCCGCGGTCGTGGtgccctgcctctcctctgtgGTTGCCAACTATG GCTCACCCGGGCAGAAAGGTACAATCATGGGTACCCTAAGGAGCCTGGGCGCCCTGGCCAGGGCAGTGGGACCTATGGTGGCTGCCTCAG CGTACTGGCTGGCAGGGGCCCAGGTCTGCTTCACCGTGTGTTCCAGcctcttcctgctccccttcctgctcctgtGGAATCTGAGGCCTCCAGCCCACGCTCTCAAGGCTGAGTAG
- the MFSD10 gene encoding major facilitator superfamily domain-containing protein 10 isoform X4 has protein sequence MVGVRHAPGGGPGDLFGIRPSVCVCLGVRSSVRPERAAALGGIMGWGAGGSCTPRPPIRPQTAQEKRVITVVFLGLLLDLLAFTLLLPLLPGLLESHGRAHDPLYGSWQRGVDWFAAAIRMPAEKRYNSVLFGGLIGSVFSFLQFLLAPLTGAISDCLGRRLVMLLSLVGLATSYAVWAASRSFAAFLASRVIGGISKGNVSLSTAIIADLGSPSARSRGMAVIGVAFSLGFTLGPMLGASLPTETVPWLALLFAASNLLFIFCFLPETLPPEKRPPGRPLQSCPHPRHPPSPLGSKLLQICSAPWPCSVSQPWPKARTHQLETDLKASAAWAWCTSSTSSCSRAWSTRSASLPTSASSSAGALSQLQGPGAHRSPAPSLQQGKMFFFIGLTMAAVQGAYARRISPGGEIAAVKRAILLLVPAFLLIGWGLTLPVLGLGLLLYSFAAAVVVPCLSSVVANYGSPGQKGTIMGTLRSLGALARAVGPMVAASAYWLAGAQVCFTVCSSLFLLPFLLLWNLRPPAHALKAE, from the exons ATGGTTGGTGTGCGTCACGCCCCCGGCGGCGGGCCCGGCGATCTGTTCGGCATCCGTCCATCGGTCTGTGTGTGTCTCGGTGTTCGTTCGTCCGTCCGCCCCGAGCGCGCGGCCGCG CTAGGCGGAATCATGGGCTGGGGAGCCGGAGGGAGCTGCACCCCGCGCCCACCCATCCGCCCGCAGACGGCGCAGGAGAAGCGCGTGATCACTGTGGTGTTCCTCGGCCTCCTGCTGGACCTTCTGGCCTTCACTCTGTTGCTGCCCCTGCTGCCAGGGCTGCTGGAGAGCCACGGCCGCGCCCAC GACCCCCTCTATGGCTCGTGGCAGCGGGGAGTGGACTGGTTTGCCGCTGCGATCAGGATGCCCGCAGAGAAGCGGTACAACAGCGTCCTCTTTGGAG GTCTCATTGGCTCAGTCTTCTCCTTCCTGCAGTTCCTCTTAGCTCCACTCACGGGGGCGATCTCGGACTGTCTGGGGAGGCGCCTGGTGATGCTGCTGTCCCTG GTAGGTCTGGCCACGTCATATGCAGTGTGGGCTGCCTCGAGGAGTTTCGCGGCCTTCCTGGCCTCCAGGGTGATTGGGGGCATCAGCAAGGGGAACGTCAGCCTCTCCACGGCCATCATAGCTGATCTGGGCTCACCTTCCGCCCGCAGCCGAGGCATG GCAGTCATCGGGGTGGCCTTCTCGCTGGGCTTCACcctgggccccatgctgggtgcctCCCTGCCCACGGAGACAGTACCCTGGCTGGCCCTGCTCTTCGCTGCCTCCAACCTgctgttcattttctgttttctgccagAGACCCTGCCCCCAGAGAAGCGG ccgcCTGGCAGGCCCCTCcagtcctgcccccaccccaggcaccctccaTCACCCCTGGGTTCCAAGCTGCTGCAGATCTGCTCAGCCCCCTGGCCCTGCTCCGTTTCTCAGCCGTGGCCCAAGGCCAGGACCCACCAGCTGGAGACA GACTTAAAAGCCTCCGCCGCCTGGGCCTGGTGTACTTCCTCTACCTCTTCCTGTTCTCGGGCCTGGAGTACACGCTCAGCTTCCTTGCCCACCAGCGCTTCCAGTTCAGCAG GGGCGCTCAGCCAGCTGCAGGGCCCGGGTGCTCACCgttcccccgcccccagcctgcaGCAGGGAAAGATGTTTTTCTTCATCGGCCTCACCATGGCCGCCGTGCAGGGTGCCTACGCACGGAGGATCAGCCCTGGTGGGGAGATTGCAGCTGTGAAGCGG GCCATCTTGCTGCTCGTGCCGGCCTTCCTCCTCATCGGCTGGGGGCTCACGCTGCCTGTGCTGGGTTTGGGGCTGCTGCTGTACTCCTTTG CTGCCGCGGTCGTGGtgccctgcctctcctctgtgGTTGCCAACTATG GCTCACCCGGGCAGAAAGGTACAATCATGGGTACCCTAAGGAGCCTGGGCGCCCTGGCCAGGGCAGTGGGACCTATGGTGGCTGCCTCAG CGTACTGGCTGGCAGGGGCCCAGGTCTGCTTCACCGTGTGTTCCAGcctcttcctgctccccttcctgctcctgtGGAATCTGAGGCCTCCAGCCCACGCTCTCAAGGCTGAGTAG
- the MFSD10 gene encoding major facilitator superfamily domain-containing protein 10 isoform X7 — protein sequence MVGVRHAPGGGPGDLFGIRPSVCVCLGVRSSVRPERAAAASAGRGCSRVQCAPRCPARETSRARRNHGLGSRRELHPAPTHPPADGAGEARDHCGVPRPPAGPSGLHSVAAPAARAAGEPRPRPRPPLWLVAAGSGLVCRCDQDARREAVQQRPLWRSHWLSLLLPAVPLSSTHGGDLGLSGEAPGDAAVPGSHRGGLLAGLHPGPHAGCLPAHGDSTLAGPALRCLQPAVHFLFSARDPAPREAAAWQAPPVLPPPQAPSITPGFQAAADLLSPLALLRFSAVAQGQDPPAGDRLKSLRRLGLVYFLYLFLFSGLEYTLSFLAHQRFQFSSEAGALSQLQGPGAHRSPAPSLQQGKMFFFIGLTMAAVQGAYARRISPGGEIAAVKRAILLLVPAFLLIGWGLTLPVLGLGLLLYSFAAAVVVPCLSSVVANYGSPGQKGTIMGTLRSLGALARAVGPMVAASAYWLAGAQVCFTVCSSLFLLPFLLLWNLRPPAHALKAE from the exons ATGGTTGGTGTGCGTCACGCCCCCGGCGGCGGGCCCGGCGATCTGTTCGGCATCCGTCCATCGGTCTGTGTGTGTCTCGGTGTTCGTTCGTCCGTCCGCCCCGAGCGCGCGGCCGCGGCAAGTGCAGGGCGGGGCTGCTCCCGCGTCCAGTGCGCTCCCCGCTGTCCCGCCCGGGAGACAagccggg CTAGGCGGAATCATGGGCTGGGGAGCCGGAGGGAGCTGCACCCCGCGCCCACCCATCCGCCCGCAGACGGCGCAGGAGAAGCGCGTGATCACTGTGGTGTTCCTCGGCCTCCTGCTGGACCTTCTGGCCTTCACTCTGTTGCTGCCCCTGCTGCCAGGGCTGCTGGAGAGCCACGGCCGCGCCCAC GACCCCCTCTATGGCTCGTGGCAGCGGGGAGTGGACTGGTTTGCCGCTGCGATCAGGATGCCCGCAGAGAAGCGGTACAACAGCGTCCTCTTTGGAG GTCTCATTGGCTCAGTCTTCTCCTTCCTGCAGTTCCTCTTAGCTCCACTCACGGGGGCGATCTCGGACTGTCTGGGGAGGCGCCTGGTGATGCTGCTGTCCCTG GCAGTCATCGGGGTGGCCTTCTCGCTGGGCTTCACcctgggccccatgctgggtgcctCCCTGCCCACGGAGACAGTACCCTGGCTGGCCCTGCTCTTCGCTGCCTCCAACCTgctgttcattttctgttttctgccagAGACCCTGCCCCCAGAGAAGCGG ccgcCTGGCAGGCCCCTCcagtcctgcccccaccccaggcaccctccaTCACCCCTGGGTTCCAAGCTGCTGCAGATCTGCTCAGCCCCCTGGCCCTGCTCCGTTTCTCAGCCGTGGCCCAAGGCCAGGACCCACCAGCTGGAGACA GACTTAAAAGCCTCCGCCGCCTGGGCCTGGTGTACTTCCTCTACCTCTTCCTGTTCTCGGGCCTGGAGTACACGCTCAGCTTCCTTGCCCACCAGCGCTTCCAGTTCAGCAG CGAAGCAGGGGCGCTCAGCCAGCTGCAGGGCCCGGGTGCTCACCgttcccccgcccccagcctgcaGCAGGGAAAGATGTTTTTCTTCATCGGCCTCACCATGGCCGCCGTGCAGGGTGCCTACGCACGGAGGATCAGCCCTGGTGGGGAGATTGCAGCTGTGAAGCGG GCCATCTTGCTGCTCGTGCCGGCCTTCCTCCTCATCGGCTGGGGGCTCACGCTGCCTGTGCTGGGTTTGGGGCTGCTGCTGTACTCCTTTG CTGCCGCGGTCGTGGtgccctgcctctcctctgtgGTTGCCAACTATG GCTCACCCGGGCAGAAAGGTACAATCATGGGTACCCTAAGGAGCCTGGGCGCCCTGGCCAGGGCAGTGGGACCTATGGTGGCTGCCTCAG CGTACTGGCTGGCAGGGGCCCAGGTCTGCTTCACCGTGTGTTCCAGcctcttcctgctccccttcctgctcctgtGGAATCTGAGGCCTCCAGCCCACGCTCTCAAGGCTGAGTAG
- the MFSD10 gene encoding major facilitator superfamily domain-containing protein 10 isoform X17: MARGSGEWTGLPLRSGCPQRSGTTASSLEFLLAPLTGAISDCLGRRLVMLLSLVGLATSYAVWAASRSFAAFLASRVIGGISKGNVSLSTAIIADLGSPSARSRGMAVIGVAFSLGFTLGPMLGASLPTETVPWLALLFAASNLLFIFCFLPETLPPEKRPPGRPLQSCPHPRHPPSPLGSKLLQICSAPWPCSVSQPWPKARTHQLETDLKASAAWAWCTSSTSSCSRAWSTRSASLPTSASSSAGALSQLQGPGAHRSPAPSLQQGKMFFFIGLTMAAVQGAYARRISPGGEIAAVKRAILLLVPAFLLIGWGLTLPVLGLGLLLYSFAAAVVVPCLSSVVANYGSPGQKGTIMGTLRSLGALARAVGPMVAASAYWLAGAQVCFTVCSSLFLLPFLLLWNLRPPAHALKAE, from the exons ATGGCTCGTGGCAGCGGGGAGTGGACTGGTTTGCCGCTGCGATCAGGATGCCCGCAGAGAAGCGGTACAACAGCGTCCTCTTTGGAG TTCCTCTTAGCTCCACTCACGGGGGCGATCTCGGACTGTCTGGGGAGGCGCCTGGTGATGCTGCTGTCCCTG GTAGGTCTGGCCACGTCATATGCAGTGTGGGCTGCCTCGAGGAGTTTCGCGGCCTTCCTGGCCTCCAGGGTGATTGGGGGCATCAGCAAGGGGAACGTCAGCCTCTCCACGGCCATCATAGCTGATCTGGGCTCACCTTCCGCCCGCAGCCGAGGCATG GCAGTCATCGGGGTGGCCTTCTCGCTGGGCTTCACcctgggccccatgctgggtgcctCCCTGCCCACGGAGACAGTACCCTGGCTGGCCCTGCTCTTCGCTGCCTCCAACCTgctgttcattttctgttttctgccagAGACCCTGCCCCCAGAGAAGCGG ccgcCTGGCAGGCCCCTCcagtcctgcccccaccccaggcaccctccaTCACCCCTGGGTTCCAAGCTGCTGCAGATCTGCTCAGCCCCCTGGCCCTGCTCCGTTTCTCAGCCGTGGCCCAAGGCCAGGACCCACCAGCTGGAGACA GACTTAAAAGCCTCCGCCGCCTGGGCCTGGTGTACTTCCTCTACCTCTTCCTGTTCTCGGGCCTGGAGTACACGCTCAGCTTCCTTGCCCACCAGCGCTTCCAGTTCAGCAG GGGCGCTCAGCCAGCTGCAGGGCCCGGGTGCTCACCgttcccccgcccccagcctgcaGCAGGGAAAGATGTTTTTCTTCATCGGCCTCACCATGGCCGCCGTGCAGGGTGCCTACGCACGGAGGATCAGCCCTGGTGGGGAGATTGCAGCTGTGAAGCGG GCCATCTTGCTGCTCGTGCCGGCCTTCCTCCTCATCGGCTGGGGGCTCACGCTGCCTGTGCTGGGTTTGGGGCTGCTGCTGTACTCCTTTG CTGCCGCGGTCGTGGtgccctgcctctcctctgtgGTTGCCAACTATG GCTCACCCGGGCAGAAAGGTACAATCATGGGTACCCTAAGGAGCCTGGGCGCCCTGGCCAGGGCAGTGGGACCTATGGTGGCTGCCTCAG CGTACTGGCTGGCAGGGGCCCAGGTCTGCTTCACCGTGTGTTCCAGcctcttcctgctccccttcctgctcctgtGGAATCTGAGGCCTCCAGCCCACGCTCTCAAGGCTGAGTAG